A genome region from Lucilia cuprina isolate Lc7/37 chromosome 3, ASM2204524v1, whole genome shotgun sequence includes the following:
- the LOC111685043 gene encoding probable G-protein coupled receptor Mth-like 1, with protein MNEFLNTTTMTHYNNNKMCKYTTITNNNNKTHSHHYNMRLPKGIGGLSHHLLFVVFIIMIQQIQFFPGCSALVFMMTPPSLTDNIAAATVPENSQILTAMTQTNMNLTTDTAASPSAVTTAITSTPISTNSPPQRRPPPRVVLNKCCLFGEYLDKSKTCVAGSSELWIPLIYLINRKKHHEPPGTAPKFITFEDNIFPISRARNINEIVRNSTEDEVTCTVEDLELITGNHNIVLFSNGSLFLPERAISLPPSRYCVDQQAALVCFPKSKETLPTLKLKKCCGQHGAYDDEMKKCHIDAGHKRKLSITHLEENEYQTIYGFPQCKTGSTTFAIAGDWEASQLYAESGHLHLPTHKLNLSSSDYCLEYLRTNNGSSDSLKIFACLHHFGPEDEYGTNDSNRRQNAALSFGLVISVVFLAATLVASYLMPSVHHVLHWRCQIYYVFCLFIAELLFSWIQLSKTMVLHEGLCNLVASAMHFFFLSAFFWLNTMCFNIWWTFRDFRPSSLERNQELIRLRLYSAYAWGIPLLIATIAACVNLIPESSLLRPGFGESNCWFSGERLSIFAYFFGPIGILLTVNIMLFVSTTHQLTCGLWKRDDVKSTTEKTALGKVCLKLVVVMGVTWIVDVLSWIVGGPQCWWFVTDFINAIQGVFIFLVVGCQPQVWAACKRFCCPRSRGEITNTTNGVQHSSSSQGLPSMAACGGEITQNTSVANTTMNGGVHNTSSIAKIPMETVC; from the coding sequence atgaatgaatttttaaatacaacaacaatgacacactataacaataacaaaatgtgtaaatatactacaataacaaataataacaataaaacccATAGTCATCACTACAACATGAGACTACCAAAAGGAATAGGAGGATTATCTCATCATTTATTATTTGTCGTATTCATAATAATGATACAACAAATACAGTTTTTCCCCGGCTGCTCAGCTTTAGTTTTTATGATGACACCACCATCACTTACTGACAACATAGCAGCTGCTACTGTACCAGAAAATTCACAGATTTTGACAGCTATGACACAGACAAACATGAACTTAACTACCGATACGGCAGCGTCGCCGTCGGCAGTGACAACAGCCATAACGTCCACCCCAATTTCAACGAATTCACCACCCCAACGTCGTCCACCACCACGTGTTGTTCTCAATAAGTGCTGTTTGTTTGGTGAATATTTAGATAAATCAAAGACTTGTGTGGCGGGTAGTTCAGAACTTTGGATACCTTTGATTTATCTAATAAATCGTAAAAAACATCATGAACCTCCAGGTACAGCTCCGAAATTTATCACCTTTGAAGATAATATATTTCCTATAAGTCGTGCCCGCAACATTAATGAGATTGTAAGAAATTCCACTGAGGATGAGGTGACCTGCACTGTGGAGGATTTAGAATTGATAACGGGTAATCATAATATAGTACTATTTTCCAATGGTTCTTTATTCTTGCCCGAAAGAGCCATATCATTGCCACCCTCACGTTATTGTGTAGATCAACAAGCAGCCTTGGTATGCTTTCCAAAATCGAAGGAAACTCTTCCTACGCTTAAGCTTAAGAAGTGTTGTGGTCAACATGGAGCCTATGatgatgaaatgaaaaaatgtcATATAGATGCTGGACATAAAAGGAAATTAAGTATTACCCATTTGGAAGAAAATGAATATCAAACCATTTATGGTTTTCCACAATGCAAGACGGGATCAACAACATTTGCTATAGCGGGCGACTGGGAAGCTTCTCAATTGTACGCGGAATCAGGACATTTACACTTGCCCACGCACAAATTGAATCTTTCGTCTAGTGATTATTGTTTGGAATATTTACGCACAAATAATGGATCTTCCGattccttaaaaatatttgcttgTTTACATCATTTTGGGCCAGAGGATGAATATGGCACCAATGATTCTAATAGAAGACAAAATGCAGCTTTAAGTTTTGGTCTAGTCATATCAGTGGTGTTTTTAGCAGCCACCTTGGTGGCTAGTTACTTAATGCCTTCGGTACATCATGTTCTACACTGGAGATGTCAAATTTATTACGTATTTTGCCTATTCATAGCAGAGCTGCTGTTCTCCTGGATTCAATTGTCCAAGACTATGGTTTTACATGAGGGTCTTTGCAATTTGGTGGCCAGTGCTATGCACTTTTTCTTTCTGTCTGCCTTTTTCTGGCTTAACACTATGTGTTTCAATATCTGGTGGACATTTAGAGATTTCCGTCCAAGCTCTTTGGAACGTAATCAAGAACTAATAAGACTGCGTCTGTACTCAGCATATGCCTGGGGTATACCACTACTTATAGCCACCATAGCGGCCTGTGTTAATCTTATACCAGAGTCTTCCCTTTTGAGACCGGGTTTCGGTGAAAGCAATTGCTGGTTTAGCGGTGAACGTTTATCAATATTTGCCTATTTCTTTGGACCCATAGGCATACTCTTAACCGTCAATATAATGCTGTTCGTCTCGACCACACATCAATTGACCTGTGGTCTTTGGAAGCGTGATGATGTCAAATCAACTACAGAAAAAACTGCCTTAGGAAAGGTGTGCCTCAAGTTGGTGGTAGTCATGGGTGTAACCTGGATTGTTGATGTTTTATCATGGATTGTGGGTGGTCCACAGTGTTGGTGGTTTGTCACCGATTTCATTAACGCCATACAAGGTGTTTTCATTTTCCTAGTGGTTGGCTGTCAGCCACAAGTTTGGGCCGCATGTAAACGTTTCTGTTGCCCTCGTTCGCGTGGAGAAATAACAAATACCACAAATGGCGTACAGCATTCTTCATCTTCGCAAGGTTTACCATCTATGGCTGCATGTGGTGGCGAAATAACACAAAACACTTCAGTGGCTAATACCACAATGAATGGAGGAGTACACAACACTTCATCTATAGCGAAAATTCCCATGGAGACTGTGTGCTAA
- the LOC111685046 gene encoding apoptosis regulatory protein Siva-like has protein sequence MQRVSLKRMRSEESPYTLQTKMHVNEKIVDSHDANKMKEIHAKTTKLLFQAARSVGNNNIQPNRHKKTPVSSMVVLFGNGQIETAKGAEDLEDEFLWVRRKAKCCDRETYVQSDCTNCQKPLCEECGFSCTECGQFICNSCVTVFGSCDADHPICEKCSLFA, from the exons ATGCAAAGAGTTAGCCTAAAAAGAATGCGTTCCGAGGAATCGCCTTATACTTTACAAACTAAAATGcatgttaatgaaaaaattgtGGACTCTCATGATGCcaataaaatgaaagaaatacaTG CTAAAACCACCAAGCTATTGTTCCAAGCCGCACGCTCTGTTGGCAATAATAATATACAACCAAATCGCCATAAAAAGACACCCGTATCAAGTATGGTGGTTTTATTTGGTAATGGTCAAATAGAAACAGCCAAAGGAGCCGAAGATTTGGAAGATGAATTCCTATGGGTAAGGCGCAAAGCTAAGTGTTGTGATCGTGAGACTTATGTTCAGAGTGATTGCACCAATTGCCAAAAGCCATTGTGTGAGGAATGTGGATTTTCTTGCACAGAGTGTGgacaatttatttgtaattcatGTGTTACTGTATT TGGTTCCTGTGATGCTGATCATCCTATTTGTGaaaaatgttctctatttgCCTGA